The proteins below come from a single uncultured Fusobacterium sp. genomic window:
- the nikC gene encoding nickel transporter permease, with amino-acid sequence MKKEILKNKQFILFSILALLVFGIALWAPVIATKDPYYAIMTDSLLPPSKEYILGTDVLGRDIFSRIIYGIRPSLIMTFSLVSVVFIVGTILGVLGGYFGGIIDTTIMRFADMMMSFPGLILAIAVAGILGPSMINAVLAISLVSWPKYARLARSLVLKIKQSRYIEAAIVGGAKPIKIIFKYLIPNIIPTMIVTATTDIGTLMLELASLSFLGFGAQAPTPEWGLMLNEGRTYISKAPWLIYSPGIAIVSVVVIFNMLGDSIRDLMDTKQ; translated from the coding sequence ATGAAAAAAGAGATTTTAAAAAATAAACAATTTATACTGTTTTCAATTTTAGCTTTATTAGTTTTTGGAATTGCTCTTTGGGCTCCAGTGATAGCTACTAAAGACCCATATTATGCCATAATGACAGACTCCCTGTTACCACCTTCAAAGGAGTATATTTTAGGAACTGATGTTTTAGGGAGAGATATTTTTTCAAGAATTATATATGGAATAAGACCTTCATTAATAATGACATTTTCATTGGTGAGTGTAGTTTTTATTGTTGGAACTATACTGGGGGTTTTAGGAGGATATTTTGGGGGAATTATAGATACAACTATTATGAGATTTGCAGATATGATGATGTCTTTTCCTGGACTTATTTTAGCAATAGCCGTTGCTGGAATATTGGGTCCAAGTATGATCAATGCTGTACTAGCTATCTCTTTAGTAAGTTGGCCAAAATATGCTAGACTTGCAAGAAGTTTGGTTTTGAAGATAAAACAGAGCAGGTATATTGAAGCTGCAATAGTTGGAGGAGCTAAGCCAATTAAAATAATTTTTAAATACTTGATACCCAATATTATTCCTACAATGATAGTTACAGCCACTACTGATATTGGGACTCTTATGTTAGAATTGGCTTCTCTATCTTTCTTGGGATTTGGAGCTCAAGCTCCTACACCAGAATGGGGTCTTATGTTAAATGAGGGAAGAACCTATATTTCAAAAGCTCCTTGGTTGATATATTCTCC